The sequence GTCTTTTACAAACTGATCCCAGCTATATTTGAAGGGTTCAGACTTAATCAACCAAAAACTCATGCCAATTCTTTTATTGTTTCATTGAATGCAATTCCTTCCTTAGCCAGTTCGGCCAGTACAGGTTCGTAAATTTCTTTTACGATTGGTATATGTAACCCTTTCAATTGAATTTTGTTCTCTAAAATTAAAACAGCTGCAATTCCCAAAGGCATTCCAACCGTCTTTGCCATTGCCGTTCTTAGTTCATCATCACCTTTTACTACCAAAGAACTATTCAATGCAAATTTTTGCTGATTGAGGGTATATTCAAATTCGTGCAGCATCACAATTAGGTCTTTATCACCGGGTGCCAGTTTCCATTTATCTTCCAGTATGTCTTGTAACAATTGAGCAGTTGACATTTCACCTTTATTGATTAGGGCAGGATTGTTTAACCCAAGGAAATTAAACTGCTCCTTCAAATCAGCAGTATCCAGATTTACTTTGTGTTTGTTCAAATGACTGCTGAAGAAATCAGCATAACTAAGACCATCGGTGTTGATGATTGCTTCATCGCTGGTTAGTTGTGCTGCCACCATTTTTTCCCAACCTGTACAAAAGGAAGCATAACGCAAAGTGGTTCTGACAAATGTTTTGGCATTTTCCAGCTGATACAAGGGGATATATGAAAGTGAGTCTCTGTTAGGGTAGTAGGCCAGTGTTCCTACTTCAGGAATGGCTAGTTGCCCGCAATCCACAAAAATCTTTTCGTAGGGAATATCTACATGGGTGCCATTTTCTTTATAAACAGCACCTGCTTTACCTGCAGTAACAATATTTCTGGGGTTCCAGCTGATTTTATAATGCCAGGGGTTGTTATCCGATTCTGGAGCAATTAAACCTCCGCAATGCGATTTAAAAGAATGAATGGTGCCACCTTTTTCTTTGATCTCTTCAATGATTTGCATGGCACTCATATGGTCTATGCCGGGATCCAGACCCATTTCACCTATAAACAATAAACCTGCTTCATTAATGGCCGATTCCAAACTTTTAATCTGTGCGTCCAGGTAGGAAGCCGTAAGCAGGTTTTTTCTCAACGCCACACAATCCTGTGCTACCCAAAAATGCAGCCCAGGTGGTAACAGCGAAATCACTATATCGGCAGTTGTAATCAACCCCCGCCTTTCTGCTTCATTTTCTATAGAGAGTCCATTTGCCTTTAATGAAGGGTAGCCGCTGATCTTTTTTTCTAAACTTTTCAGATCCTTATCGGCAATAGTACAAGTCCAGTTTTTTGCCTGGCAAATTCTACCCAAATAACCAATTAAAACCGTGGCAGATTTTCCTGCTCCGAATACAACAATATGCATGCAAATACAATTAAAAAAAATAAAGATAGAACAATTGGCGCCGATGCGTGAAAATCAATCATTTACACGGGGTGTAACCTGTGGATAAAACCCTTAAAAAAACAGCATTTTAAAGCCGTTTTAAGGTCTAAAAAAACTATCTTCGCAGACCTCCGTTCAGCCGAATATTTTTTTGTCTGAAAAGGATTAAAAAGAAGAACCCGAAAGTACCAATGGAAGAAAATTTATTACCGGAACAAACGAACGATAACGACCGCATTATTCAGGTCAATATTGAGGAACAAATGAAGACCGCTTACATCGACTATTCCATGTCGGTGATTGTTGGTAGAGCATTGCCTGATGTAAGAGATGGATTCAAGCCTGTGCATCGCAGAGTATTGTATGCCATGAATGAACTGGGCAATAACAGCAATAAGCCTTTTAAGAAATCTGCCCGTATTGTTGGGGAAGTAATGGGTAAATACCATCCCCACGGAGATAGTGCCATCTATGACACACTGGTTCGTATGGCCCAGGAATGGACGATGCGTTATACGTTGGTTGATCGGCAGGGTAACTTTGGTAACCAGGATGGAGATCCACCGGCTGCCATGCGTTACACGGAAGCAAGATTGCAGCGCATCGCAGAAGCTATGCTGGATGATATTGAAAAAGAGACGGTAGATTTTCAATTGAATTTTGACGATTCATTGGAAGAGCCAACCGTTTTGCCGACTCGCATTCCACAGTTGCTGGTAAACGGCTCCTCCGGTATTGCCGTGGGTATGGCCACCAATATGATGCCCCACAACTTGAGCGAAGTAGTAGATGGCTGTGTTGCTTATGTTGACAACAGAGATATCACTATTGAAGAATTGATGAATTATGTAAAAGCGCCTGATTTCCCTACCGGTGGTGTTATTTATGGTATGGAGGGAGTTAGACAGGCGCTCATGACGGGAAGAGGCCGTGTAGTGGTGCGCGGTAAATGCAACGTGGAAACCAAGCCGAATGGCCGTGAAATGATTGTGATTACCGAAGTGCCTTATCAGGTAAGCCGTGATACCTTAACAGACCGTATTGGACAGTTGGCCATCAATAAAGTTGTGGAAGGAATTTCCGATGTAGGTAACCAGAGTAATAAAGATGGTACCCGCATTGTTGTAGAATTGAAGAAGGATGCTGTTGCACAAGTAGTCATTAATCAGTTGTATAAGTACACGGAATTGCAGACCAGCTATGGTATCAATAACGTAGCCCTTAGCAATGGCCGCCCGGGTATTATGAATCTTCGCGACCTGATTAAAGCTTTCATTGAATTCAGAATGGAAGTGGTGATTCGTCGTGCCAAATACGATTTAAGAAAAGCAGAGGAAAGAGCACATGTGTTGGAAGGATACTTGAAAGCACTTGATCATTTAGACGAAGTGATTCGTTTGATTCGCGCCAGCCGTACTCCGGAAGAAGCAAAAGAAGCGCTGATGGCAAAGAGCCGCGAAGAACGCTGGTATTTGAACTCTGCTATGTTCTCTGAGCTAACTGCGGAATTGTATAACCAGGTAGAGGGATTGTCTGAAATTCAGGCGAAAGCTATACTGGAATTACGTTTACAGCGATTAACCGGTATGGAGCGCGATAAAATCATTGAAGAATTCAATGGCCTGATTGCAACCATTAAAGAGTTAAAAGCCTTGCTAGCGAATGAAGATCTTCGTTATGCGTTAATCAAAAAAGAGTTGTTAGAAGTTAAAGAAAAGTTTGGTGATGAACGTAAAAGCGAGATTCAATATTTAGCAGATGAAATGCGTATTGAAGACCTGATTGAAAATGAAGATGTGGTGATTACCATTTCTCATTTAGGATATATTAAGCGTACTTCTGCTACCGAATATCGTCAGCAGAAAAGAGGGGGAAGAGGTGCGGTAGGATCGAAGACGCGTGAAGAAGATTTTGTTGAACATTTATTTGTGGCTTCTACACACGATACCATTTTATTCTTCACAGAGAAAGGAAGATGCTATTGGATGCGCGTGTATGAAATTCCGGAAGGAGAGAAGCAAAGCAAAGGTAGAGCCATTCAGAATTTGATACAATTGCCCGGGGATGATAAAGTAAAAGCTATCATCAATGTGAAGGATATTTCTGATACAGACTTTGTACAAAATCACTATATCGTATTATGTACCAAACAAGGTATTATTAAGAAAACATCCTTAGAAGATTTCAGCAGACCTAGAGCCAATGGTGTAAATGCCATTACGATTGTGGAAGGCGATGAGCTCTTAGAAGCTAGACTTACCAACGGCTCCAGCGAAATAATGATGGCGGTAAAGAGTGGAAGAGCCATTCGTTTCCCCGAAGAAAAAGTAAGAGCCACAGGAAGAGGAGCTATTGGGGTTGCCGGTATTGAGGTAGATGATTCCAAAGACGAAGTGGTTGGCATGATTTGTGTAAACAAGGATGATGCTGAAAGAACTATCTTGGTGGTAAGTGAAAAAGGATTTGGAAAGAGAACAGCCATTGAAGACTATAGAATTACCAATCGTGGCGGAAAAGGGGTAAAGACCATAAATGTTACCGAAAAAACAGGTAGCCTGGTAGGTATACTATATGTGAAAGAGGTTGAAGATTTAATCATCACTTGTAAGTCTGGTATTACCATTAGAACCGGTATTGCAGATATCAGAGAAGCGGGAAGGGCCACACAGGGTGTGAAACTCATTCGTTTGGATGAGGGAGATGAAATTGCAGCTATTTCTCAGATTGAAGAACAGGAAGAGGAAGAAGCGCTGTTGACAGATGAAAATGGTTCAACAGAACAAACCGATTCTGTTGATAACAGCGAAGCATCATCTGGTAACAATAAAGCCAATGAAGATGCTGGATTGAATAGTAATAATGAAGAAGAACCTTTAAATTAAGTACACGACTAAAAACAACCATATGAAGTATTTTTTCTCCTTGTTGTTAAGCGTAGCCATGATAACTGTTGCTACTGCTCAGGATTTCAAGAAAGTTGAAACCAATGTTTTATTGAAGAAGTTTGAGGATGCCAAAGCAGAATTGGACAAAGCAATGGCCAATCCAAAGAATCAGGACAAAGCAGAAGGCTATTACTGGAAGTCACGCATTTATGCTGCGTTCTATCAGAATGAAGCTTCTCGTACAAAATATCCCAATGCGGTAGAAGAAGCCCATGCTGCTTTCCAGAAGTTTGCAGAATTAGAACCAACTTTAGCAAAAGCGAAAGAAAAAGGACCCGATGGATACTTTGATATGTACTCCACGTCTTTCAATTTAGGCATCAATAGCTTCAAGGATAAAAAATACAATGAAGCATCTAAAGAATTTGAAAAAGCGGTTATCTACAGCGATTATATTTTCAAAAACAAGTGGGCAAGTTCTCAGCAGCCATTTGATACCACTTCCATTTTGTATTGTGCCTACTCTTTCCAGAATGCTCAGAAAGCAGATGATGCTGCTAAGTATTATGCAAGATTAGCCGAAAGCAAAGTAACAGGAGAGGGTTTTGCCGACATTTACAAGTACATGGTAGATTATTATACCAAGCAGAAGAACAAGGATTCTTTTGAAAAGTATATGGCATTGGGTAAAGAAGTTTATCCTAAAGAAAATTGGGAAGATTTTGAAATTGAGTTCATAGATCAGAATTATGATTTAGCTGGCAAGACCGCTTTGTACGATCAGATGGATGCGGCAGGTCAATTGACAGAAAACAAATATTTGCAGTTTGGCGATGTTTTCATCACTGCCAAAAATGACGATGCATTAGATAGCGCATCTGTTGACAAGTATACCCGTAAAGCAATTGAAGCTTTCAAAAAAGCATACGAGAAAAACAACAACAATGCCATTGCAGCATTCAACGTAGGGGTAACTTATTACAACTACTTCAATATGGAAGATGAGAAGTTTGCTGCCAATATAAAAAAATTACAGGAGTTGAATGCTAACAAGCCAGTAGTTAAGGATCCAAAGAAAAAAGCAGCTGCTGATGCAGAGTTTAAGGCAAAAACAGATGCGGTTAAAAACGAGAATGCAGTCATTGAAAAGAAGTCTATGGAATTGACCGATGTGGCTGCAGAGTGGTTAACCAAGGCTTACACCATTTTAAAAGACAAAGCAACCCGTACCAATACAGAAAAGAGTGTAGTTAATAAATCTGTTGACTTTATAGCCAATATTTATTACTACAAAATGGGTCGTGTTAGAGGTAAAGACGCTAAATTGTTTGATCAATACGAAGCTAAGTATAAAGAGTTTGATGCTTTACACGGCACTTTTAAATAAGTTAAAGTAGTTACTCTAATGCCAATCCGTACCCTTTTTTTATTCCTTGCATTTGCAGGTATCTTCTCTTGTACTTCCAGTAAAAAAGAAGGAACAGTAGAAGATACTTCGCAAATGACAGTGGAGCCCACTGTAAAAACAGTGCCATTGATCAGTGGATATGAAGTGATTTGGGGTATGGATTTTTTGCCCAATGGCGATTTACTTTTCACTGAGAAAAAAGGAAAACTTCACAGAAAAAGCGGTGATAAAATCACGGAAATAACAGGGCTGCCGGTTATCAATACCAGTGGGCAGGGCGGTCTGCTAGACGTTCGCGTTTCTCCTCAATACAATAGCAACGGATGGATATTCATTACATATGCAGGGAATCATCCAAGCGGTGGAGGCAGTTTTCATTTGATGCGTTTTAAATTGCTGAATGATCAGATTACCGAACCCAAAATTTTGTTGATTTCCAACTCGGCCAATACCATGACAGGCCATTATGGAAGCAGGATCGATTTTGATGAAGCGGGTAATTTATATGTAAGTTTTGGGGAAGGAGGTGCCACCAGTTATGGAGGAGTCAATTCACCCAATAAAAATGCCCAGGATGTAAATAGTACCTGGGGAAAGGTTCATCGCATTACACAGGATGGCGGCATACCAGCTGGAAACCCCGTATTACCTGGCAATACAACACCCACAACCGTTTATAGTTACGGACATCGTAATCCTCAAGGTTTGGTGTATAATCCCTCAACAAAAGAAATCTGGGAAGCGGAACATGGCCCCAAAGGAGGAGACGAAGTCAATATAATCAAAGCCGGCAATAATTACGGCTGGCCATTGGTTTCTTATGGGGTAAATTATGATGATAAGCCCGTTTCGGCAAGCCCAACCATGGCAGGTGTTACAGATCCTGTACACAATTGGGTGCCATCCATTGGTGCCTGTGGAATGGCTTTTATTACCGATAAAAAATTCAAAAGCTGGACCGGCAATTTATTGGTCGGTGGACTGGCTTTAAAATATTTAGCCCGCCTTGAAATTAAGGACAACAAAGTTGTCAAAGAACACAAATTGCTTGATAAAGGTGGACGCATTCGACACGTGCGCCAAGCACCTGATGGTTCCATTTATGTTTCCATAGAAGGACCCGGAAGGATAGTGAGGTTGGTGGCGGAATAGTTTCCCTTTTTTTCTTGAGAATTCGATTTGAGTGGATTGGTAAATATCCTAAGCATTTCTTCCAATTCTGTTGTGCGCTATTTAACATAATGTTAATTATGAGAAATAAGATATTTTAAATTCTAACTGATTATCAGCGGCTTAGGTGGATTATTGTTTGTTGGTCTTGAAATTATACCCATTTGCTTCTGTGGATTGAAACATTGCTTATTTTTAAAAATATTCATTCATAAATCAATGTCTCATGTTTTCCAGAAGAAAGTTTTTACAAGTTGGTAGCCTTGGTTTAGGCAGTTTTTCCTTGGCAGGTTTTGCACCCAAATATGCCGGTAAAAAACCAATTGTTTTGTCTACCTGGGACGCTGGTATCCGGGCCAATAAAGCCGCCTGGAATGTTTTAAAAAATAATGGCCGTGCATTGGATGCGGTTGAGCAAGGCGTAATGGTTACCGAGAATGAATTGAATTGCTGTGTAGGCTTAGGTGCGAATCCTGACAGAGACGGATTTGTGACTCTTGATGCATCCATTATGGATGAAAATGCTAATTGCGGCAGTGTGGCCTGTCTGGAAAGAATCAAGCATCCGATTTCAGTAGCGCGAAAAGTCATGGAAAATACGCCGCATGTAATGTTAGTGGGTCAAGGTGCTCAGCAATTTGCGCTTTCTCAGGGCTTTACATTGGAAAAAGATGGCTTATCTGAGGGTGCTGAACGCGAATACAAAAAATGGTTGCAAAAAAGCGAATACAAGCCTGCTATTAACCGCGAAAACAAAGAGAATAAACCTAATAATCAAAATGATTTAGCTGCTATAAATCATTCAAATTCAATAATTTCTGCTCCCGCTCGTTTGTCTGACGGATCCTGGAACCACGATACCATTGGTATGATTGCGTTGGATGCCCAGGGCAATTTAAGCGGTAGTTGTACCACTAGTGGAATGGGTTTTAAAATGAGAGGTCGCGTAGGCGATTCCCCTATTATTGGCGCTGGATTATTTGTAGACAATGAAGTGGGTGCTGTAGTAGCTACAGGTCAGGGTGAAGATATTATCCGAATTGGCGGAGCGCACACGGTAATGGAATTTATGCGCCAGGGTTTGTCTCCTGAAATGGCCTGCAAAAAAGCAATTGAAAGATTATTAAAAGTAAAGGGATCCAAAGCAAAGGAAATTCAGGCTTGTATGATTGCGATTAACAAAGATGGTATTTACGGCGGATATGCTTTACAAAAAGGATTCAATTTTGCCGTTTGTTATGCAGATGATAAAAATATTTTAGTAGACAGTAAGTTTTTGATTTAATACTTTCCATTTTCAATCTAAACCTCTGAACGAATCATCAACATGTTATTAGAAATCTGTGTTTTCAATACCGCTACTGCAGTTGCCGCAGAAAATGCGGGTGCTGACCGAATTGAATTGTGCGAAAATTATGCCAATGGCGGAACCACACCTTCTTATGGATATTTAAAAACCGTAAGAGAAAAAATATCAATTCCTGTATTCCCGATGATTCGCCCACGTTGTGGAGATTACTTTCATTCTGAAGATGAAATTGAAATCATCCGAAAAGATATTCTGCTTTGCAAGGAATTGGGATTTGAAGGTGTTGTTTTTGGTTTACTGAATCAGGATGGCTCCATAGATAAGGAAAATACTACCCGATTGGTGGAAGCAGCCTATCCCCTTGATGTAACTTTTCACCGTGCATTTGATCGTTGTATTAATCCGTTAGAAGCCTTGGAAACCATTATTCAGTGCGGATGTACAAGAATTTTAACCAGTGGTCAGCATCCCAAAGTGACCGATGGCTTGTCTCTTGTGAAAGAATTGGTGGAAAAAGCTGGTGATAGAATTATTATCATGCCCGGCAGTGGTTTGAACAGCAGCAATGTAAGAAGCATCATTGATACAGCAGGTGTTTCTGAAGTGCACACTTCTGCCAGAACCAGGGTTCCAAGCTCAAGCTCATATCAAAATCCTCTTATGCCCGAAGACTTTGATATTGATTTTGTGGATGCAGAAGAGATCAAAAAAATTCAGTCTATCATCAAAGGATAATAGACTGAATCAAATGATTGAGTGCAAACCAATTCATGTATGCTTGCAAACGGTTAGGAAAGTATAGATTAATAAAGCATTCTAACTTTAATCGTGTGCTTAACTAATTTCAGTAATTCCACTGCTTTATTAGATAGTTTTTTATCAATATCAAGTACTACATAACCAATGGATTCATTGGTTTTCAGGTACTGACCTACGATGTTTATTTTGTTATTAGACAAAGCGGTATTAATGGCACTTAATACACCAGGAACATTGTGGTGTATATGAAGGATTCGATGCGTTCCTTCAATTGGTGGTAAGCCAATGGCAGGTACGGTATGTGAGCCGTTGGTAATCCCTCTTTCCAGATACTGAAATAATTTAATGCTTACATCTTCTCCAATATTCTGCTGTGCTTCTTCCGTTGATCCTCCTATATGAGGTGTAAGAATTACATTGGATAAACCCTGCATGGGGCTTTCAAAATGATCCCCGTTTTTTTCAGGTTCCCAAGGAAAAACATCGATGGCAGCACCACTGACATGTTTTTCTGTGATGGCATTGGACAATGCTTTTAAGTCTACCACTTCTCCCCTTGCATAGTTGATTAAAATAGCGCCTGGCTTCATTTGCCTGATTGCATTTTTATTAATCATCATTTTAGTTTCCGGTGTTTCCGGAACATGCAGGGAAACAATATCGGCTTGGTTCAATACTTCTTTCATGTTCTTTGCGGCAGTAGCATTGCCCAGCGGCAATTTGGTTTCTGTATCATAAAACAACACTTTCATGCCCAGTGCTTCTGCTAATACACTTACCTGAGAACCAATATTTCCGTACCCGATTAAACCCAGTGTTTTGCCTCTCAGTTCATAACTGCCCTTGGCTTCCTTCATCCAGACTCCTTTGTGTGCAGCTATGTTTTTATCGGGGATTCTTCTAATTAGCATAACGGCTGCACCAATTACCAATTCAGCCACACTTCTTGTATTACTGTAAGGTGCATTAAAAACGGCAACCCCTTTTTGCATGGCAGCATTCAGGTCAACTTGGTTTACGCCTATACAAAAACAACCAATTGCCTGTAGCTTTACTGCGGCTTCCAATACCTTCTTGGTTATCAGCGTTTTAGAACGAATACCTAAAATATGTACGTCTTTAATTTCTTTAATTAATTCTGCCTCGCTTAATGCGCCGCTTAACTTACGAACATTGGTATATCCATTTTGCTTAAACTGTTGTACCGCTTTTTCACTAATATTCTCTAAAAAAAGAATATTAATTCGGTCTTTGGGATAGCTGGTATTTGATTGCTTGCTCATACTTGCAAAATAATGTTATCTACTTGTATACCAAGGCCATAGTTTTCCACGTTGGATGAATAAGCAAAGGCTACAATTATCTTTGCACAAATTCTAACCCTATACAACATAAATGCAGCGTTTGATGATAGTTCCCGTATTCAGTTATTTGTTATTGGCTTGTAGCGGTTCCCCCGCCCCTGCAAAAGATACCATCAGTGAAGGGAAGCCCGTTGTTTACAATAGTTTAAAGTCTGGTGAAAAAAATTATTATGCCAATGCAATAAAACCTTTGTACGAAAAACAACTGGTAAAGACTGGCTTTAACGGAGCCATTTTAGTGGCTAAAAATGGAGAAATTGTATTTGAGGACTACCGGGGAATGATCAATTTTGCTACACAGGAACCTATTACCTCCTCTTCTACTTTTCACGTAGCTTCTGTTAGTAAGACATTTACGGCAATGACCATATTAAGATTGATGGAGCAAGGCCGTCTCGAATTGAATGACCCAGTAGAGAAATACCTACCCACTTTTCCTTACAGAGGAATTACCCTACAATTATTGTTATCTCACCGCTCAGGATTACCCAAATACGATCAGTTAATGGCGGGTACCCGCTCTTATACCACCAGAAGAAAAAATCGAAGAGGAAGATGGGTAAAGCAAACGGTGTATGTGAAAGATCCTGTAAGCGTTACGGGTTTAAGCACCAATAATGATGTATTGCGTTTTTTAGCTGGAACCCGCCCTGCACCTGAATCTCAGCCTAACAGAAGATATAGTTATAACAACACCAATTTTGCCTTGCTTGCCTTGGTGGTTGAAAAAATTACGGGCCAAACTTTTCCGCAATACATGAAAGACAGCGTTTTTACTCCCCTCGGAATGAAAGATACCTATGTCTTTAGCATGAAAGATACCGGCAACTATATTCCTTCCTACACCCCCGGAAAAAAACCTTACCCCCTTGAAAAACTGGATTGTATTTACGGGGATAAAAATGTGTATAGTACTGTCCGTGACTTATTGGCCTGGGATAAAGCCTTGTATCAGGGAGAATTTGTAAGTATAGCAACACAGGAACTGGCTTACGAGCCCCTTAGCAATGAAACCAGGGGAAAAAAGAACTATGGATTGGGCTGGCATCTGTATGTTGATCCCCCCAACCCTACTATAGTTTACCATAATGGATGGTGGCACGGCAATAATGCCGTTTTCAGAAGGATTATCGGGGATACCGCAACCATCATCATTCTAGGCAATAAATTCAACAGTAATATCTGGCATGCAGGTAAAATGAGTTCTGTTTTTACAGATTCTGAGGTTCCGGATACGGATGAGGAATAATAATTATGCTCATACCGCGTTTAATGTAGCACCAAAGGGCTAGAACCCTTATTTTTGCCAACCTTAACAATTTAACTCTGACACAAAATTGCTTATGAACAATCTATTGTTTTATGCCGTTCCGGCTATGGGAGTCATCGGACTTCTTTACACCTTGATTAAATTTAACTGGGTTTCCAAGCAGGACGCTGGTAACGCCAGAATGAAGGAAATCAGCACTTTTATTGCAGAGGGTGCTATGGCATTCTTAAAAGCTGAGTGGAAAATCTTAGCTTATTTCGTAGTAATCGTTGCTATATTATTAGGTTTCATGGCACAGTCTAATGAAGACAGCCATTGGAGCATTGCCATTTCATTCTTTATTGGTGCGGTTTTCAGTGCCACTGCTGGTTACATTGGAATGAAAGTAGCTACCAAAGCAAACGTACGTACTGCTGAAGCTGCTAAAACCAGTTTGAGTAAAGCATTAAATGTATCCTTTACTGGTGGAGCTGTGATGGGCTTAGGCGTATCTGGTTTGGCTGTACTAGGATTGGGTGGATTGTTCCTAGCATTGAAGGAATTTTTCTTTGTTTCTGGTGATCCGAAAGAAATGTTAAAGACCATTGAAGTATTAACTGGTTTTTCATTAGGTGCTGAAAGTATTGCCTTGTTTGCACGTGTGGGTGGTGGTATTTATACCAAAGCTGCTGACGTAGGTGCTGACTTAGTTGGAAAAGTAGAAGCAGGTATTCCTGAAGATGATCCACGTAACCCTGCTACCATTGCTGATAACGTGGGTGATAACGTAGGTGACGTTGCTGGTATGGGTGCTGACTTATTTGGTTCATATGTTGCAACCGTTTTGGCTACGATGGTATTGGGTAATGAAGTAACCGCTGCTGATGGATCCAGATTAGTGGATGCATTTGGTGGTTTGTCTCCTATTTTATTACCAATGCTAATTGCAGGTATTGGAATTATATTATCTATTGTAGGTACCCTATTCGTTAGAATTGGTGAATCTGCCGGTTTACATACAGCTGTAGTACAAAAAGCATTGAACATGGGTAACTATGGTTCTATGATTTTAACGGCTATTGTTTGTTACTTCTTAGTAGGAAATGTATTACCTGAAACCATGACACTAAGAGGTGCAGAATTTACCAGAAACGGAGTGTACGGTGCAATCGTAGTTGGCTTAGTGGTAGGTACTTTAATGAGTATTATTACTGAGT is a genomic window of Sediminibacterium sp. TEGAF015 containing:
- a CDS encoding copper homeostasis protein CutC codes for the protein MLLEICVFNTATAVAAENAGADRIELCENYANGGTTPSYGYLKTVREKISIPVFPMIRPRCGDYFHSEDEIEIIRKDILLCKELGFEGVVFGLLNQDGSIDKENTTRLVEAAYPLDVTFHRAFDRCINPLEALETIIQCGCTRILTSGQHPKVTDGLSLVKELVEKAGDRIIIMPGSGLNSSNVRSIIDTAGVSEVHTSARTRVPSSSSYQNPLMPEDFDIDFVDAEEIKKIQSIIKG
- a CDS encoding saccharopine dehydrogenase C-terminal domain-containing protein; translated protein: MHIVVFGAGKSATVLIGYLGRICQAKNWTCTIADKDLKSLEKKISGYPSLKANGLSIENEAERRGLITTADIVISLLPPGLHFWVAQDCVALRKNLLTASYLDAQIKSLESAINEAGLLFIGEMGLDPGIDHMSAMQIIEEIKEKGGTIHSFKSHCGGLIAPESDNNPWHYKISWNPRNIVTAGKAGAVYKENGTHVDIPYEKIFVDCGQLAIPEVGTLAYYPNRDSLSYIPLYQLENAKTFVRTTLRYASFCTGWEKMVAAQLTSDEAIINTDGLSYADFFSSHLNKHKVNLDTADLKEQFNFLGLNNPALINKGEMSTAQLLQDILEDKWKLAPGDKDLIVMLHEFEYTLNQQKFALNSSLVVKGDDELRTAMAKTVGMPLGIAAVLILENKIQLKGLHIPIVKEIYEPVLAELAKEGIAFNETIKELA
- a CDS encoding PQQ-dependent sugar dehydrogenase, which codes for MPIRTLFLFLAFAGIFSCTSSKKEGTVEDTSQMTVEPTVKTVPLISGYEVIWGMDFLPNGDLLFTEKKGKLHRKSGDKITEITGLPVINTSGQGGLLDVRVSPQYNSNGWIFITYAGNHPSGGGSFHLMRFKLLNDQITEPKILLISNSANTMTGHYGSRIDFDEAGNLYVSFGEGGATSYGGVNSPNKNAQDVNSTWGKVHRITQDGGIPAGNPVLPGNTTPTTVYSYGHRNPQGLVYNPSTKEIWEAEHGPKGGDEVNIIKAGNNYGWPLVSYGVNYDDKPVSASPTMAGVTDPVHNWVPSIGACGMAFITDKKFKSWTGNLLVGGLALKYLARLEIKDNKVVKEHKLLDKGGRIRHVRQAPDGSIYVSIEGPGRIVRLVAE
- a CDS encoding isoaspartyl peptidase/L-asparaginase family protein, encoding MFSRRKFLQVGSLGLGSFSLAGFAPKYAGKKPIVLSTWDAGIRANKAAWNVLKNNGRALDAVEQGVMVTENELNCCVGLGANPDRDGFVTLDASIMDENANCGSVACLERIKHPISVARKVMENTPHVMLVGQGAQQFALSQGFTLEKDGLSEGAEREYKKWLQKSEYKPAINRENKENKPNNQNDLAAINHSNSIISAPARLSDGSWNHDTIGMIALDAQGNLSGSCTTSGMGFKMRGRVGDSPIIGAGLFVDNEVGAVVATGQGEDIIRIGGAHTVMEFMRQGLSPEMACKKAIERLLKVKGSKAKEIQACMIAINKDGIYGGYALQKGFNFAVCYADDKNILVDSKFLI
- the serA gene encoding phosphoglycerate dehydrogenase, which encodes MSKQSNTSYPKDRINILFLENISEKAVQQFKQNGYTNVRKLSGALSEAELIKEIKDVHILGIRSKTLITKKVLEAAVKLQAIGCFCIGVNQVDLNAAMQKGVAVFNAPYSNTRSVAELVIGAAVMLIRRIPDKNIAAHKGVWMKEAKGSYELRGKTLGLIGYGNIGSQVSVLAEALGMKVLFYDTETKLPLGNATAAKNMKEVLNQADIVSLHVPETPETKMMINKNAIRQMKPGAILINYARGEVVDLKALSNAITEKHVSGAAIDVFPWEPEKNGDHFESPMQGLSNVILTPHIGGSTEEAQQNIGEDVSIKLFQYLERGITNGSHTVPAIGLPPIEGTHRILHIHHNVPGVLSAINTALSNNKINIVGQYLKTNESIGYVVLDIDKKLSNKAVELLKLVKHTIKVRMLY
- the gyrA gene encoding DNA gyrase subunit A, yielding MEENLLPEQTNDNDRIIQVNIEEQMKTAYIDYSMSVIVGRALPDVRDGFKPVHRRVLYAMNELGNNSNKPFKKSARIVGEVMGKYHPHGDSAIYDTLVRMAQEWTMRYTLVDRQGNFGNQDGDPPAAMRYTEARLQRIAEAMLDDIEKETVDFQLNFDDSLEEPTVLPTRIPQLLVNGSSGIAVGMATNMMPHNLSEVVDGCVAYVDNRDITIEELMNYVKAPDFPTGGVIYGMEGVRQALMTGRGRVVVRGKCNVETKPNGREMIVITEVPYQVSRDTLTDRIGQLAINKVVEGISDVGNQSNKDGTRIVVELKKDAVAQVVINQLYKYTELQTSYGINNVALSNGRPGIMNLRDLIKAFIEFRMEVVIRRAKYDLRKAEERAHVLEGYLKALDHLDEVIRLIRASRTPEEAKEALMAKSREERWYLNSAMFSELTAELYNQVEGLSEIQAKAILELRLQRLTGMERDKIIEEFNGLIATIKELKALLANEDLRYALIKKELLEVKEKFGDERKSEIQYLADEMRIEDLIENEDVVITISHLGYIKRTSATEYRQQKRGGRGAVGSKTREEDFVEHLFVASTHDTILFFTEKGRCYWMRVYEIPEGEKQSKGRAIQNLIQLPGDDKVKAIINVKDISDTDFVQNHYIVLCTKQGIIKKTSLEDFSRPRANGVNAITIVEGDELLEARLTNGSSEIMMAVKSGRAIRFPEEKVRATGRGAIGVAGIEVDDSKDEVVGMICVNKDDAERTILVVSEKGFGKRTAIEDYRITNRGGKGVKTINVTEKTGSLVGILYVKEVEDLIITCKSGITIRTGIADIREAGRATQGVKLIRLDEGDEIAAISQIEEQEEEEALLTDENGSTEQTDSVDNSEASSGNNKANEDAGLNSNNEEEPLN